ACAAATAATGGACGATCCTTGCCAATTTCATCGTTATTGATAGTGATAGTTCATATAAACTCGTCTTAAACTCGTACTCGTACAGAATATGGACTTATGTTAATGTTACAGAATAGGGATTTATGTGTCTGCTATTGGGAAATCTTAACTCTATGTTTAATATGTTAAGTTGAAAATCTTAActtgaaatatttaaagtcCCCGTGAACTCTGTAAGGAAATTATAGAACTCTGTACCCTAACTTCCATGTTTTGCTAGATcttccctctttctctctctctctctctctctctccctctctttcccGCTCTCTCataatctctctctctctctctctctctcttggtCTCTATCTCTATCTTTGTCTTTCTCTtcccctctctttctcttacGTCAACTTATATTGAATATCCACAAATAGCATTTGTATTCAGGTACAAGGGGCTTCTGCTCGTCTTAGCACATTTTTAGAACCCAACAACACGCTTCAGTGAAAATGATCATGCACAATCGTGAAAGGAACATCTAACTTAGGGACGAATGTACATGTACCGTGCCGGTCGATAGAATGACTGCGAAAGCGAAAGGATCTGATGCGACTCTGATTCATAGTTACTTCTGTGGTACGTCCCGAACCCTTTTGCATCCTCCTCCCTATCCATTTTGTGTCCTTGAGAGTTTCATAGTTTTGTTTGAAGTTTGCGTCTGTGTAATTTTTGGTCGATCTTTACTCGATCTTTACTTACTATTGCTTAACCGTTTAGTTCGAAGAATTGCTCTTTCTTCTGTATATTATGTATTATGTATCTTCATTTGCAACTCCTCCCGGATATCTGAATTCCCAATCTTTTCTATTTGATCTCACGTTTATCTTCTCTCTGTGGTACGGGATTTTGTGTTTGATTCTCGTATTGTGCGAAAAGCTTACTAATATTTTCTCTTGTGAGTTGACCAAACGACAACCGCACAAAATCTTCTCTCACATGCTCTGTAGCACCTTCCGCAGATGAATCGTTCGGTGGTGGTTTGGTGAAATGTGTCGCCATCGTATATCGCCGTATAAACGGGTCCCTGTGCGCCAGTAACTAGTTCATTCATTGCCGAGCAGACCCTGCGTCGAAGTGCGAGCGCATCGGTTTGTGCGGGATTCTTTTTGTGAATGTTCGTCGTATGTCACCGACCAGGCAACGCTGGTGCTACTACGCTTAACGGCAACGCATTACTGTTGATCGTGTAACAGTGGTTTCGATCGGCAACCGTGCAATCGTGTGGCTCGGACCCGGCAAAGCAGCTTGTGTCCGAACGGTTGTATTAGTGTTTTGTGGCCACGCGGATCTCATTAATAGTAACATATGGTTTTTGCCCCTGGACCCGTGTTACGGCTGTGTGTTCGTGTGCATGTATCAGCGGACCGGTGCAACGGGCTATAAATAGTTTTACGGCCCTGGATCTTCTTCGTTGGACGCCAATCGACGAACACTCGCTTAACGCATACACGATTCACGACGGCGGTGCGTTACAATACGGGTGGATTTCGGATCCACTGGTAGTCGATTGCTGCGGGTAAACTAGGTGGTGTTGTTTAACGAGGGCCGGAGAGCAGTGAGagcgcgtgcgtgtgtgtagcaAACTGCCTAAGGCATTCATGCGGAAGTTCCGCGTAACAGTTCCGAGTGGGAGAGTTTAATCAAGAgaggaaaagagaaagagagagaggcaGAATAACGAAAAGTAACAGCGCAAAAGACAACCAAACGCGATCGGAAGTCAAGAATGCAGTGGCAACAGGAAGTGGACGATGAAGATATTATGTACTCTCCGGCCTTACTGGCCCGGCGAGCTTCCGAGAGCTGGATTGAATTTCCTCCGGTGGAGGTTGTTATTCGCTTCCAATgcttgtttttattaattttgcaCTATCCGTTGTGAATTTTCGCAAGGAAAACTAATGCTTTACTTCCGTAAACTCCATGACGTTTCAAATCCTAACCAATCACTTTTTACATCTTGGGTACAGAGTATTCCAGTAAATGCAACTCTACAGAGGAAGAAATCATTACCAGACGTACAACAACTACCGTTCTCAACCGGTGTCATGAGCCGAGAGGAGGTGTCGATTCTTGGTTCTGCTCGGCGCGAAGAGGTTCGGCGACTGAGAGATGAGCAGGAACGCTTAAGAGTTAATCCACTGCTGTATCTGGTCAGTCCACAAGTGAGGGTAAGTTATTCAACCCTTTTCCAACTTTTGTTCCAATTGGGTCCGTATTTGGATTCAAAGGCTATGGAATCGATCCTGTAACATGTGATCAATCGAAACCTAGTTAACACAACTCAACTGTATATTGTACGCAATATTGCCAAAAATCACGATCTA
The Anopheles moucheti chromosome 2, idAnoMoucSN_F20_07, whole genome shotgun sequence genome window above contains:
- the LOC128310835 gene encoding uncharacterized protein LOC128310835 isoform X2 is translated as MQWQQEVDDEDIMYSPALLARRASESWIEFPPVESIPVNATLQRKKSLPDVQQLPFSTGVMSREEVSILGSARREEVRRLRDEQERLRVNPLLYLVSPQVRDWFSRQQLVMLVLIVNIALAILFFKILT